Within the Plesiomonas shigelloides genome, the region TAAAAGGAAAACGTTTGCGCGGCAAAGATGTTACTGCAATCGCGCAAAATAAAATCACTGATGAGGTATCGCTCCCTACGGTTTGCTGTCAGTCGGTGAGCATGCTTATCGCCGCTGGTTTGCGGGAAAATCTGCGAGGTGCTTCAGGGTCTTTTTGTTCCTGATTAGAGGTTTCGTAAACTTTATGTTATAATACAAAAGGCTATGCTCTTGTATTGCGCAAATTCTGTGCAGGTAAGGCCCAATAAAAGTTCGAAAAAAGTGCCAAGCCAGAAAATATCCGTGTTATTTCAAGGCGGCATTTTAGGAATGTGCGGTTTTATTGGGGCGTGAATAAACGGGTTTTGCTCATCGTTAATGAGCGAGACGGCGAATGTGGTTGTTTTTAGTGAAAAAAGCTACATGGTCACAGAATAGATAATGCGGTAGTAATGCGGCAAGTGAGCGGATAAATGAAGGCAATTAGCCGGTAGAGATGAGTATGACTGTTTGTTGCAAATTATAACCACAATATAATTTGCGAAACAGATTTAGCATGGATTGATTGTGACTGATATGCACAATAGACGATAGCTTGTGAGACGCAGTGGCATTGCGCTCGGAGCTTTCCATCTCACGGTAAATTATCCGCCAGCGCTGAGGTTATCAACGCATTTTACAGCTATTCAGAGCCTGAACATGAAGCATAGCGCTTAAACAGAGTACCCGCTCTGCATTGATATAAAACCGACGGTTTTTACTTTAAGAAGGAAAGGGTTTTAAGCCGGATTTCGGCTATCACGAAAATAAAAAAATAGGATTTTTCTGAATGCATGTAATTTCGTTATCGATGATAACCACACTGATGACAGCAGTGTTGGTTTTGCTGGTTGGACGCTATTTTGAAAAGCGTGTCTCACTGTTTAGTAAATATTTTATTCCTGCGCCTGTGATTGGCGGTGTGATTTTTTCGTTTATCACACTGTTCGGGCACATGACTGATTTGTTTGTATTTACCTTTGACGACAGTATTCGCCAGTTATTCATGGTGGCCTTTTTTACCACTATCGGTTTTTCGGCCAGTTTGAAAATGCTCAAACGTGGCGGCATTCAGGTTGTCTTTTTCTTGCTGGTAGCACTGGTCTTGGCCGTGTTGCAGAACCTGTTGGGGGTGGGCTTGGCCTCGGCATTTGGCTTAAATCCACTGATTGGTGTAGCTGCTGGCTCGGTGGCGTTGACTGGCGGGCATGGTACAGCCGGTGCGTTTGGCCCATTGCTGGAGTCTGCGGGTGCCGAAGGGGCTACCGCTGTGGCGATCACCGCTGCAACGTTTGGTCTGATTTCTGGCTGTGTGATCGGTGGACCGGTCAGTAAATTGTTGCTACTCAAGCATGCGGAAAGTCGTTATGACGACCAGCATGAAACTGAAGAAAATATCGAATTAAAAGAAGACCGTAATCATATTTATGAGCGTTCAGCGTTCGACACTATTTTAAAAGTCATCATCGTCATGGGCGTCGGATCCATTTTGGCTGATGTATTAAATGTGTTGGGGCTGGTGCTGCCGGTGTATATCGGCCCGATGATTGTGGCGGCGATTACCCGTAACGTAATGGATAAAATGGGGAAAAAAGTTAATACCTATGTCATTGACTCAATAGGTAATATTTCTTTATCTCTGTTCCTGTCGATGGCGTTAATGGGTTTACGTTTGTGGGATATCAGTGTACTGGCATTACCGCTGGTGGTGATTTTACTGGCGCAAACCTTACTGATGGCACTGTACAGTTATTTCGTGACCTATAACTGCATGGGCCGTGATTATGATGCGGTGGTGTTAGCGACTGGTCACTGTGGTTTTGGTATGGGCGGTACACCGAATGCGATGGCAAATATGGAAGCCTTCACTGAAAGTAACGGCCCGTCGCAAAAAGCGTTCTTTGTCTTACCGCTGGTCGGGGCATTATTTATCGATTTTGCCAATGCCTCATTGATTACCCTGTTTATATATTTCTTTAAATAAAAATAGATATCTCTTTTGGTTATGTTGATATCTGATTGATTTGGTAGATAACACATAAAAAAACGGATGCAAATTGCATCCGTTTTTTTATTGCCTAGTGCAGGCTAAATATATCACGGAGACGTGAGTTACTGCACTCGCGAATTACTGCGCATCGGTTGCAGGTGCGTTTTCGCTTGGCGTTTCAGCTGCGTCTGCTTTCACTTCAGCGGCAGGCGCTTCTGCAGGCGTTGGTCTGGCAACGATGTTACGGGTTTCCATCCGCACCTCAGCCAAGGTCACTGGCAGGGTATCGCCCAGACGGTAAACCGGCTCACCTTTGATGGAAATAGTCGCGGTATCGGTGCTGCATTCCAGCTCGTCACGCACTGGGTGAATGAATGGCGCAGGAACGAAAGCGACGGCACCGTTTTCCAGCAGACGGACGCGCAAACCACCGCGTGATACATCGATGATCTCGGCTTGATAGCTGCGATTTTCCGTCAGCTTTGGCTGCAAGAAGCGGGAGTACAACCAATCACCGACATCACGCTCGGACATACGGTTAAAGCGACGACGCTCGGCCAGTTGTGTAGTCAGCGCTTCGCTTGGCTGAGTTGCAGGCTGCTCGTTACGGATAACCGCTTTCAGCAGGCGATGGTTGACCATGTCACCGTATTTACGAATTGGTGATGTCCAAGTCGCGTAGGCTTGCAGGCCCAGACCAAAGTGTGGTGCTGGTACGGCGCTCACTTCACTGTAAGCTTGGAAGCGACGAATACGACCATCCAGATAAGCAGTTGGCATCGCATCTAATTGACGACGCAGGCGGCAGAAACCGTCCAGTGACAGCAGGGTGTCGCGATCAAACTCGACTCCGTTGTTGCTAAGGATAGTTACTGCTTGGTCAACCAGCTCAGGATCGAAACCCGCATGCGCGTTGTAGATACCGAAACCGACTTTATCAGCCAGTACCTTGGCGGCGCATTCGTTCGCCAGAATCATCGACTCTTCAACCATGCGGTTGGCAATACGACGATGCTCGGCCACGATGTCAGTAACCACACCGTTTTCATCCAGCACAAAGCGGTAATCAGGGCGGTCTTTGAACACTAAGGTGTTCTCACTGCGCCATTGGGTACGTGCCAGCGCCATCTGGTGCAGCTGCGTGATTTGCTCGGCAACCACAGCGTTCTCAGGCTGCCAGCAGTTTTCACGTTGCTCCAGCCAATCAGAAACATTGTCGTAGACCAGTTTGCCGTGGGAAGTGACCCAACCAGCAAAGAAGTGCGCATCGTCACCCAGAGAGCCGTCTTTATGCACGCTAACGCGGCACAGCAGTGCAGGGCGACGCTCGCCTTCACGCAGTGAGCACAGGTCATCAGACAGCTCGCGTGGCAGCATTGGGATGTTGAAGCCCGGCAGGTAGTTGGTGAACGCGCGTTGGCTGGCTTCTTTATCCAGCTCGCTGCCTTCGGCCACGTAGGCGGTTGGATCGGCGATGGCGATGGTCAACTGCCAGCCATTATCGGTGGCTTGGATGTACAGCGCATCGTCCATATCCTGCGTGCTGGCGCTGTCGATGGTGACAAACGGCAGTTCGCTCAGATCTTCGCGGGTTAGGTTCTCATCCAACATGCCATTGAATGTGGCGGTTGGTGCTTCACGCTCCAGCTGGTGGCGTGACAGCGTTACCCACCATGGCGCATAGTGGTCATTGGCATGGGTAATGAATTCGGTTACATCGGCATAAAAACCGCGGTCGCCTTTGAGCGGGTGACGTTTCATCTCCGCGACAACCCAGTCACCTTCGTTCAGGGTTGCATCCAGCCCTTTTACCGGACGGCAGGAGATCGGATCATTCAGCAGTGGATGATCTGGAACGACATTCAGCTTACCGTCACGGCCTTTGCGGATGCGGCCAACAAAACGGCTCAGGAACGGCTCAATCAGGCTGTCAGGCTCGGCAACTTCACGCTCTTTTTCAGTGCGCAGCAGGGCTACCACACGGTCACCATGCATGACTTTTTTCATGTACGGAGGCGGGACAAAATAACTTTTCTGATTATCAGTTTCGATAAAGCCGAAACCTTTGTCGGTACCTTTGATAACACCTTCGATTTGCGGGGTGTTTTCACGCATTTGTTGCTTAAGCTGGGAAAGCAGCGGGTTATCTTGAAACATAAACCTATCCGGCAAGGGAGTAATCTATCGGTTAGTCCCGATAATACCATTTGTTGAGCGGTTTTAAGCAGATTTATCTCGGCAGGATTCTTGCTTATTGCCCGCATCGGGCGGCAGATGCCGAGCGTCCGCCAGTGAACCGTCGCCAACGGCGTATGGTCGGCGTTTAACACCGCATGTTTCGTGCAGGACGCGATGTGGGAATGGCTTATACTACAAGATTATCGAGAGTCTACGGTCTGGTTGTAGACTTCATGACCGAAGATTGCTAAAACCCTGCGCGGTAGAGATAACAGAACTTGATGGACACACAACAATGAAGCGCTCAGCAGGCCTATTTATTCTGGGAATATGCAGTATGCCGGTGCTGGCACATACGCCGGTGATTGATTGTAAAACATCCTCCGGCTCAGTCGAAAAGCTGATCTGTAGCGATCCGGCCTTAGCGGCGCTGGATCAGAAGATGGCAAAAGTTTATCAGGAAGCGGTGGCCAAAGGCACCGATTCTGCGTGGCTGAAGGCCACCCAGCGCGGCTGGATCAAAGGGCGCAACGAATGCTGGAAGAGCAGTGATCTGCCGGCCTGTACCCGTCAGAATTATCAGCTGCGTATTGCTGAATTGCAGGTGAAGTATCAACTGAGCCAGCCATTGGCTCCTGTGGTGTACAGCTGTAAAGGGCGACCAGATCCGGTTACGGTGACCTTTTATAATGAAACCAAACCGCAAGCGGCTAATATCACGCTCGATAGCAGTGGTGAGCCGGATAGTCAGGTGGTGTCTTTTATCCAACCATCAGGTAGCGGCATTCGCTATGGTGGGGTGAACACCCAGTATGACGTGTTGTTCTGGGGCAAAGGGGAGGCGGCGGCGTTAACCA harbors:
- the gltS gene encoding sodium/glutamate symporter, with amino-acid sequence MTAVLVLLVGRYFEKRVSLFSKYFIPAPVIGGVIFSFITLFGHMTDLFVFTFDDSIRQLFMVAFFTTIGFSASLKMLKRGGIQVVFFLLVALVLAVLQNLLGVGLASAFGLNPLIGVAAGSVALTGGHGTAGAFGPLLESAGAEGATAVAITAATFGLISGCVIGGPVSKLLLLKHAESRYDDQHETEENIELKEDRNHIYERSAFDTILKVIIVMGVGSILADVLNVLGLVLPVYIGPMIVAAITRNVMDKMGKKVNTYVIDSIGNISLSLFLSMALMGLRLWDISVLALPLVVILLAQTLLMALYSYFVTYNCMGRDYDAVVLATGHCGFGMGGTPNAMANMEAFTESNGPSQKAFFVLPLVGALFIDFANASLITLFIYFFK
- a CDS encoding MliC family protein gives rise to the protein MKRSAGLFILGICSMPVLAHTPVIDCKTSSGSVEKLICSDPALAALDQKMAKVYQEAVAKGTDSAWLKATQRGWIKGRNECWKSSDLPACTRQNYQLRIAELQVKYQLSQPLAPVVYSCKGRPDPVTVTFYNETKPQAANITLDSSGEPDSQVVSFIQPSGSGIRYGGVNTQYDVLFWGKGEAAALTINGTEYACQVSEQTAVSSTSNKVEATPASNTQVESTPSASSPSKSASEPVKSVPVTESSAPKVPKAQAEQSTKP